From the genome of Candidatus Sulfotelmatobacter sp.:
GATCGCGCCGCGGCGCGAGTACAAGCGCTTCGAGCGCTCGCGCATCCTCCAGCCGGTGGACGATCAGGAAGTGTGGGCGGTGCCCTGCTTCTTCGTGGCGCGTGGGGCTCGCAAGCAGGGCGTGACCAAGGCGCTGCTGGCCGCGGCCTGCGAGTGGGCGAAGCGGCGGGGCGCGCGCCTCATCGAGGGCTACCCGGTGGACGCGCGCGGCAAGGAGTACGCGCCCGCCTTCGCATGGCACGGATTGGTGGGCACCTTCGAAGCCGCTGGCTTTCGCGAGGTCGCGCGCCGCTCGAAGCGCCGGCCGATCATGCGGCGCGCGGTGCGCGGAGGGCGCTCGGGCCGTGGCTGAGCTGGTGACGGCCCCGATCGGTCTCGACGCGGTGTTGAGCCGCGCGAGGCGTCCCGATTGCGGGGCGGTGGCGCTCTTCCTCGGCACCACGCGCGATCACCATCAGGGACGGCGCGTGCTGCGGCTCGCCTACGAAGCCTACGAGGCCATGGCGCTGCGCGCGCTCGAGGAGCTCGAGCGGCAGACTCTGGCGCGCCACGAGGTCGCCACCTGCGTGATCGTCCATCGCCTCGGCGAGGTGCCGCTCGGCGAGGCGAGCGTGGCGGTGGCGGTGGGCGCCGCGCACCGTGGGCCAGCGTTTGAAGCCTGCCGCTGGGCGATGGACGAGCTGAAGCGCACGGTGCCGATCTGGAAGAAGGAGTTCTACGCCGGGGGCGGCGAAGGCTGGGTCGAGGGAACCCGGCTTCACCGGGACTAGGTACGGTCACGTCCTCGCGGCCGGCTTTCCGCCCGGTATCGCCGGGTTTCGGCCACGCTAACTCCAGCGGTTTCAGCCCGCTCCCGGCGATCCTTCGAGCGATGAACTTTCTTCCATCACAGTGTAAGCTGCGGCCGACCTTTCGTGCCCTGCCCTCCTCACTTCCCGGACCTCATGCCCCTTCGCCTGCGTGGCTTCCTCCTCACGTTGCTGCTCGTGGGCGTCTGCCTGAGCTCACCCGGCCTGGCTCAGGAGAAGAGCACGATCTCGGGGAAGGTCACGGACAAGAAGACCGGGCACGCCCTGCCCTTCGCGACCATCACGGTGGTGGGCGCCCAGCGGGGAGCGCTCTCCGACGCCGAAGGCCAATTCGTAGTGTCGGGAGTTCCGGTCGGCACCTGGGAAGTGCGCGTCCAGTACCTGGGTTATGGCCCGCAGTCGCGTCCCGGCGTCGTGGTCGCCGCCGGAAAGCCGACTCCGGTGGATTTCCAGCTCGAGGAAATCGTCGTCCACCAGGAAAAGGTCGTCGAGGTGACGGCCGAGCGGCAGTTGGTCGAGGTGAAGCAGGCGGCCACGGTTCGCAGCGTCTCCGCCAAGGAGATTCGCAACCTCCCCGTGACCACCGTCGGCGACGTGCTCCAGCAGCAGGCCGGCATCAGCACCGATGCCGAACAGATTCACGTGCGTGGGGGCAGAGCCGACGAGACCATTTTCATGGTCAACGGGGTCGCGAACCGCGACCTGGTGACCGGGCAATCCACCGCCGGGCAGATGAACGCTCGATCGGTCTCGGAGGTCAACGTTTCGACCGGCGCGTACGACGTCAAGTACGGGAACGCGCTCTCGGGCGTGGTCGACATCAAGCTCAAGGAAGGCACCGACAAATTCGAGGGCGGCCTGACCATGGGCGGTGGCAGCTACGGCCAGCGCAACTGGCAGTTGATCGCGGGTGGACCCGATCCGCTCTGGGCGCGCCTGCTCGACATGCTGCACATGAGGCCCCCCGGCAGCATGGCCGCGATTCTCGACCTGTCGGGCTCGACCTACGACACGCGCTACGTCGCCTACATCCCCGGCAGCATCCCGCGCCTCAAGTCGAGCTACGAGGATTCGTTCTTCGGCATTCCCTTTCACTACTCGGACATGTGGGCACCGACGGAAGACAACCGCTGGGCGGCCCGCTACGGCCTCAACTGGAAGCCCAACAGCAGCGACAAGCTCAGCTTCAACTTCTCCAAGCGCATCGCCATCGATCAGGGGTTCAGCCGCACGATCCTGACCGCCAACGGTGATCTCGGCGATCCGGCCTTCCCCTGGCTCTGGGCGCACCGAATCGATCACGCCTCGACCTTTTTCGAGGACAACGTCCAGTCGTCGCTGCTGTGGCGCAGAACCCTGTCGGTCAGCGGCTATACCGAGTTGCAGGTCGCGCACTACTTCTTCGCCCAGCGCCAGGACGTCGGCGGCAAGATGTGGGCCGACGCCAATGGCAACCTGCAGTACGTCGCGCCCGACGACGAAAGCTACTTCCCCAAGGGCGATCCGCGCCGCGACGATGCGTTCTACGACAGCGGCGACAACTACCAGTGGTCCGATCGGCGTACCTCGAGCTGGGGACTGACGTGGGGCTATACCCAGCGTCTGCACCACAACGAGCTCGAAGCCGGGCTCGAGCACCAGTTCCAGACCGTCCAGTACGTCGACATCGAATACCCGTGGGTTTACGACCCCAGTGGACTCGGACAATCCCACGATCTGTGGTCGGTGCACCCCTGGGTGGGCGACGCCTATCTGCGCGACCGTCTCGAGTACGAGGGATTCGTGGCCAACATCGGGGCGCGACTCGACTACTGGATGGTGGGCCGCGAAGCGGAAAGCGCCATGGCCGACACCACCCGGCACAACATTCCAATCAGCGAGCGCAACAGCTTCTACACCGACACCTATTCATTCTACGGCCGCCGCACCAAGGTGCACGTCTCGCCGCGCATCATGGTGGCGCATCCGATCACCGAGAACAGCAGCTTCTTCTTCAACTACGGCGAATTCACGCAAATCCCGTCCTACCGGTACGTCTATTCGAAGCTCGGATCGATCTCGAGCGAGTCGTTCCCGTTGCAAGGCAACCCCAATCTCAACCCGCAGGTCTCGGTGAATCACGAGATCGGAGCCAAGGACCAGTTCCTGCCCAACGCGGCGGCCAATCTGACCTTCTTCGTTCGTGATGTTTACGACTATCCGAGCGCCAATCTGGTGACCCCGCTCACCGGTACCAACCTGCAGGCCTACTTCGTCTACCTGAACGGACATTTTTCGCGTTCCAAAGGGGTCGAGGTCGAGGTCGAGAAACGGCCTTCGAACAACTGGTCGGCGAAGCTCAGCTATTCCTACCAGCAGACCAAGGGAAAGAGTGGCGATCCGAACCAGGACACGGCCCTGCAGGAAATCGGCGGGGCCGCGCTCACCCGGCTCTCGCAGGTGTTCGTGGCCTGGAATCGACCGCACAAGCTGACGGCGAACCTCGACCTTCGATTCAACGACACGCCTCCCAAGGATTTCGAGTTCCTGCGCCGGACCGGCTTCAACGTCTACGTGCAGGGCACCTCGGGACGCGCCTATACGCCCTACGACATCAACGATCAGAACCCGATCGGCCTGCCCTACTCGCAGAACGCCCCATTTCAGATCACGACCGACGTCAAGCTCGATCGCTGGTTCCGGGTGTTTGGAACGCGATGCGATATCAGCCTTCAGGGACTCAACATCTTCAACAACTATCTGATCTACCGCGTCGATCCGGTCACCGGGCGCGGCTACGTCTGGGGGCAGGGCGCGTTCGATCCCAACTACGTGCACGGACTCAACGAGACCGTGCGCACCGCGACCGTGGACGACCCTTCGAACTACGGGCCGGGCGCCGAGTGGAGATTGCAGATTGATTTCGATCTCTGATCCTTCGCGGCGCCGCGCGCGGTGGTCAGGGGTGGCGCTCGCGGTCGCGCTGCTGCCGGCCGGCTGGTCGTCCGCGAACGCGCAGGCGCTGGGGAGCCAGCGCGAGGGAACCGCGTCGGGAAGCTTCCTCCGCATCGGCGTCGGCGCGCGCGCGGTGGGCATGGGGGAGACGTTCGTGGCGGTCGCGAACGACCCCAGCGCGGTCTACTGGAATCCGGCCGGGCTCGCTTCGCTTCAGCGCCAGGAAATCCAGGCCTCTCACGTCGACTGGCCGGCGGACGTTCACTATGACCATCTCACGCTGGTCATTCCCAGCCGGCGGCTCGGCGGCTCGATCGGCATCCAGCTCGGCGTACTGGGCACGCGCATCGACGAAACCACCGAGCTCGCGCCGTTCGGGACCGGCCGCGAATTCTCCTACAGCGATCTGGTCACCGGCATTGCCTACGCCCGCCGCTGGACCGACAAGCTGCTGGTCGGCGCCGGTCTCAAGTACGTCCGGGAGGACCTGGGCTCGCAGGTGGGAGGCGCCGTGACCAACGCGGTCCTCTACGACGTGGGCTCGATCTTCTATCTCGGGCTCGGAAGCATTCGGATCGCGACCGCGCTCACCAACTTCGGGTCCGAGTTGAAGCCGTCCGGCACCTACACTTCGCCCTACAGCGGCGAGGTGCGCTCCTATGATGGCTTCGATCCGCCGATGACGTTCCGCTACGGGCTGGCGTTCGAGCCGCTCGAGAACTCGAGCCAGCGAGTGACGACGTCGTTCGAGGTCACCCAGCCGGCCGACAACCAGCAGGAGATCAAGTTCGGACTCGAATGGGGCTACCGGAAGTTCTTCGCGCTGCGTACCGGATACAACGCCAACGCCGATCTCATGAAGTTCAGCGCCGGCGCCGGATTCGACGCGGACTTCGCTTCGATGAAGGGCTCGCTCGACTACGCCTACACGGATGCCGGCATCCTCGGCGCCGTGCAGAGGTTGTCGCTGGGGCTCCGGTTCTGATGCGTCGCGCGTTCGCCATCCTGCTGATGCTCGGAGTCTGGGCGGCCATGGGCTGTGGGGGCAACTACAAGCTCCCCACCGAGACGCATGCGGCCCGCGTGATCCCGACCGACAAGAGCTACCAGATGCTCGCGACCTGGAAGAACCTGAACGGCATCCGCGACATCCTGCTGATCCCGCCGCCGGGCGTCGAGATGTTCTTCCTGTTCAACTACGGGGGCACCGGAAGCCCCTCGGTTCCGCGCGGCGAGGTCAGGCGCTACCCGCTCACTCAGCCCAATCCCATCGGCGCCCCGGCGTTTCAGCCGCCGCGGACCCTGTTCAACCCGGTCGCGCTGACTTCCGCGGTGAATCTGATCTTCGTGCTCGACGAGGGAGATTCGTGCCAGGCCAAGTTCGATCCCAGTCGCGGGACCTGCGAGGCCGACACGCTGCGCCACGGACAACAGAGCATCATCTTCGACTACACCGCGACCTGGCGGGTCCGCGAGTACCCGCTCACCGGCGGCGATACGCTCTCCACGTTCACCGACACGACCTTCGCCTACGTGAATGGAATCGCGGCCGACATCTTCGGCAACGTCTACGTGTCGGGAATCGCGGTGATTCTCGATACGCTGACGACCGATCAGCGCATCCGCACCCGGAAGTTCATCTCCCGGATCTATCGCTACGCTCGCGGGCCGCGCTACCCAGGGGTGGTGCCGGACGACATCAACATGCCGGGCGCCAGTTGGCACCGCGACACCACCTGGCTGGCGCACGATGGCACCGGAAGCTCGTCGGTGATCGACCCGCGCGGCATCGACTGGTCGCCGCTCTATGGCGGCTCCCTGTTCATCGCGGATCGTGGGAACAACAAGGCCAAGCTGATCGGCACCGGGATGCCGAATTACGGCATCACCTCGATGGACGGCAGCGAGACCCCGACCGGCACCAGCTTCAGCGGGCCGCAGGGGGTGGCGGTGGATAACGGCGGGTCCCTGTTCGTCGTGGACCGGTTCAACCAGCGCGTGCTGCGTTACGACGCGTCGGGCCAGTACCTCCAGGTCGTCAACGTCGAGAGGAATTCCGACGACCTCCCCCTGCTGGATCCGATCGCGATCGGTGTGCTCGACTCTCTTGCCTATGTCGCTGATGCGGGTCGCGGCCAGGTCATTCGATACCAGAGGCGTCCATGAAGCGCTTGCGCATCCTGCTGGGACTGGCGCTGACCGCCTCGCTGATCGCGGCGCGGTCCCGGGCCGACGAGGATCACACCCCGCCGCGGGGATTCGTCGCGCCGTCGGCGGCGACACAGACCGCCCAGTCCGATTCGATTCTGTACGCGGTTCGTGTCCAGAACGGGAACAAGCTCGGCCTGACCCTCACCAACTATGGGTTCATCGGCACGAATTTCAGCTCGTTCGCGCCCTCGTTCGAATATCCGCTCGGGTCCGGTCACATGCACATGGTGCGGGGCGGTCCCTGGATCGGCGCGGTGTCGGCCGACGAGAACGGCGCGTTCATCGGGGTGTCCACCGCGGCCGAGGACGGCTTCGCGGGGGGCACGCATCCGCCCTCGCAGGAGTTCACCCCGGCCGGCACCTATGTCGCGGCGCGCTCGACGCTGCCGAACAGTTTCTACTTCGACTCTGGCGCGGTGAGCGAGCTGGATTGCATTTCGTCCTACAGCGATCTGCCGGCCAACGTCCTCATCCAGCACCGGCCGCTCAACGTGGTCGTCAACCAGTACACCTACGAGTGGTCGTTCTCCGACTACGCGCATTTCGTGATCTTCCACTACGTGGTGCACAACAATGGGCCGCCGCTGCAGGACGTGTGGTTCGGGATGTACGACGAGCTGGCCAGCGGCAACATGAAGCTGCAGAACTCGTACCCGCCGACCGGCTGGTTCTCGAAGAAGTACATCACCTGGGTGGACTCGGTGAGCATGGTGACCGAGCGCTACTGCCAGGGCCGTCCGTTCCCGGCGCAATGCCGCTTCGATCTGGTTCCGGAGATTGCGGCGGTGAGCCTGCTGGGAGTGCGGCCGGGCAACTTCCGCGATACCACCGACAAGAAGATCACGTTCGCGGCATGGAACTTCGCGCCCACCGGCACGCCGGGCGCGGTGGCGCGAGGCGACGACAGTCTGAAATACGGCCTGATGTCGACCGGCGTCCGGCAGTCGATCGATCCGCTGCCCGACTCGCTGGCCCCGGTGAGCGGTGACCCGGTCGAGCTGCTCGCGGTCGGACCGTTCCGGACCATCAATCCCGGCGACAGCATCTCGATCGACTACGCCTACATTGGCGGACTCACCTACGCCGATCTCTCGCGGCGAGCGGTGGT
Proteins encoded in this window:
- a CDS encoding TonB-dependent receptor produces the protein MPLRLRGFLLTLLLVGVCLSSPGLAQEKSTISGKVTDKKTGHALPFATITVVGAQRGALSDAEGQFVVSGVPVGTWEVRVQYLGYGPQSRPGVVVAAGKPTPVDFQLEEIVVHQEKVVEVTAERQLVEVKQAATVRSVSAKEIRNLPVTTVGDVLQQQAGISTDAEQIHVRGGRADETIFMVNGVANRDLVTGQSTAGQMNARSVSEVNVSTGAYDVKYGNALSGVVDIKLKEGTDKFEGGLTMGGGSYGQRNWQLIAGGPDPLWARLLDMLHMRPPGSMAAILDLSGSTYDTRYVAYIPGSIPRLKSSYEDSFFGIPFHYSDMWAPTEDNRWAARYGLNWKPNSSDKLSFNFSKRIAIDQGFSRTILTANGDLGDPAFPWLWAHRIDHASTFFEDNVQSSLLWRRTLSVSGYTELQVAHYFFAQRQDVGGKMWADANGNLQYVAPDDESYFPKGDPRRDDAFYDSGDNYQWSDRRTSSWGLTWGYTQRLHHNELEAGLEHQFQTVQYVDIEYPWVYDPSGLGQSHDLWSVHPWVGDAYLRDRLEYEGFVANIGARLDYWMVGREAESAMADTTRHNIPISERNSFYTDTYSFYGRRTKVHVSPRIMVAHPITENSSFFFNYGEFTQIPSYRYVYSKLGSISSESFPLQGNPNLNPQVSVNHEIGAKDQFLPNAAANLTFFVRDVYDYPSANLVTPLTGTNLQAYFVYLNGHFSRSKGVEVEVEKRPSNNWSAKLSYSYQQTKGKSGDPNQDTALQEIGGAALTRLSQVFVAWNRPHKLTANLDLRFNDTPPKDFEFLRRTGFNVYVQGTSGRAYTPYDINDQNPIGLPYSQNAPFQITTDVKLDRWFRVFGTRCDISLQGLNIFNNYLIYRVDPVTGRGYVWGQGAFDPNYVHGLNETVRTATVDDPSNYGPGAEWRLQIDFDL
- a CDS encoding PorV/PorQ family protein, whose translation is MALAVALLPAGWSSANAQALGSQREGTASGSFLRIGVGARAVGMGETFVAVANDPSAVYWNPAGLASLQRQEIQASHVDWPADVHYDHLTLVIPSRRLGGSIGIQLGVLGTRIDETTELAPFGTGREFSYSDLVTGIAYARRWTDKLLVGAGLKYVREDLGSQVGGAVTNAVLYDVGSIFYLGLGSIRIATALTNFGSELKPSGTYTSPYSGEVRSYDGFDPPMTFRYGLAFEPLENSSQRVTTSFEVTQPADNQQEIKFGLEWGYRKFFALRTGYNANADLMKFSAGAGFDADFASMKGSLDYAYTDAGILGAVQRLSLGLRF
- a CDS encoding GNAT family N-acetyltransferase, whose amino-acid sequence is MPGIKLRCEPLTPDRWDDLVELFGPRGACAGCWCMWPRRTTGEGKTSGEPNRRAFRKLVMDGPPPGLLGYRDGEPIGWVAIAPRREYKRFERSRILQPVDDQEVWAVPCFFVARGARKQGVTKALLAAACEWAKRRGARLIEGYPVDARGKEYAPAFAWHGLVGTFEAAGFREVARRSKRRPIMRRAVRGGRSGRG
- a CDS encoding molybdenum cofactor biosynthesis protein MoaE, with the protein product MAELVTAPIGLDAVLSRARRPDCGAVALFLGTTRDHHQGRRVLRLAYEAYEAMALRALEELERQTLARHEVATCVIVHRLGEVPLGEASVAVAVGAAHRGPAFEACRWAMDELKRTVPIWKKEFYAGGGEGWVEGTRLHRD